In Mycolicibacterium gadium, the genomic window TGTGGGAGCGCGGCGTACCCGACGGTGCCCGACTGGTTGACGGCGGCACCGCAGGGATGGATGTGGCGTTCCAGATGCGCGGCGCTGCGCGGGTCGTGATCGTCGATGCCGCAGCCACTGGGGCGGCGCCGGGCACCGTGTACCGGGTCCCGGGTGCCGAGCTCGAGGACCTGCCGCCCCTTCAGGGGCTGCACACGCACTCGTTTCGTTGGGATCACGCAATTGCGTTCGCGCGGTGGGCACTTGGTGACGACTGTCCCACCGACATCACGGTCTTCCTCATCGAGGTGGCGGGGGTCGAGCTCGATGCTGACCTCACGGCGGCGGTCGAGGCCTCGATGAACCAGGTGATCGAGATCATCGAACGTGACTACCTCGCTGCGCTGCGCCCTGCGGCATCGGCGGACCTACAGGTCGAGTTCACCGAAGACGGTTATATCCGCCTGGACGCCGCATTGGCGGCCAGCCGGTTCCCATCCGATGCGGTGGTCGCCCTTGTGCGTGACGACGCACTCTGGCTGGTGCCACTGCGTGGGCCACGCAGCGGTGGTCTACTGCTCAAGCAGCGCAACCCGGCCGGTGACCGGGCCACACTGGTGCGGGAAGTCCTCGAAGACCACATTCCGACAGGCGTCCAGCGTGCATTCTGGGACGATGACGAAGCGGCCCTACGGATTCCGCTGGGGCCTGGCGAGTGACTGTCATGTGTGATGACCCGCCGGCCCGGCCGAAATTCACGGCTCCCAACGACAGCTCTACCGAACACGCGGACGATGTCCAGACCGTCGTGGTCGAGGAACGCGGCCGCTGTGCGGTCGACGTCGTCGTCGTGTTCGCCGACGGCGTCGTGCGGACCCGCATCGACACGTACCCGACCAAGGCCCGCGCCGAGCTCGCGGCGCAATTGATCAAGCGAGCCGCAGAACGTGAGGGTCCGCGGCCATGACCGCCGGATGCGCGCCCGCCCCTATGAACAGAGGATCGTGAACCGATGACCGCACTTCCCACAGATGCCGAAATCACCCGTTCGACCGTCGCCGCGGTGCGTCCGCAACCCCTTGGCACCTTTCCGCTTCCCTTGGGCTACATGCTGATACCCGCAGTATCGACTACGGGTGCGGACACCGAAGCAGTGCGCTTGGCGCTGCTGGCCGGCAACGTGCCGCAGGACTGGCCCGACGGCATGGCGGCACACGAACTCGCTCTTGCAGGGGACCGTACAGCGGCGCTGGCGGCGTTGCGGGGGACCGATCCGGTGACCCGCTACAACCGGTTCGTCCTCGATCCCGACAGCGAGGACGTCGACGAGTTACGGTCGAGCCTCGGGGAATTCGGCACCCTCGTCGACCTCGTCCTGTTCGTCCTCGGTCGGTCCGACACCCCGCCCGAACCTGGCGACACCAACGGTGAGCTGGCTGCGGTCGCTCTCTCGGCACAGGCGAGTCAGGCACTCGACGATGGGGACCCGTCGGGGGCCGTCGCATTGCTCGAGCGCGCCGCCGCCGCCGCAGGCCCCGATTCGGGGCGGTTGCAGGGTGTCCTCGTGGGCGCGGCGGCGTCGATCTGCCGAGATCTTGGCGAACCGGACGCGGCGCAGCGACTCCAGCAGGCGTTGCGCCTTCTGGACGGCGCGGACGGTCTCCGCATCGGGCGCGCCGAACTGCATCTGAACCTTGCCGGATTGCTGCACGAGCAGGCCGAGGACCGTCCCGATCTGCTGGCCCAGGCGATTCCGCACTATCACTCCGCGTTGCAGCTGGTGCTGCGCGATGAGGCGCCGCTGCTGTGGGCGGCCACGCACGCTAATCTCGCCACCGCTTACCTGACGATGCCGATGGTGGAGGCTTCGGGGCAACTGCGGCTCGGCGTCGCCGCACAATCGTTGCGGTCGGCGTTGAAGGTCTACACCCGTGAAACGTATCCCGAGCAATGGGCGAGCGTTCAACTCAATCTGGCGAACTCGCTGGTCTACACCCCGTCCAAGCATCAAGCGGACAACCTGGTCGAGGCGGTCGAACTCTACGAGGGTGTGCTCGAGGCCAGGGATCGTGAGACCGATCCGCTGGGCAGGGCCAGGGTGCTGGCCAACCAGGGCAACGCGCTGGCCCATCTCGGGATGTTCGATCAGGCCAAGGCGAAACTGTACGAATCCCGGTTCCTGTTCGAGGATCTCGGCGATGTCGATTCGGTGCGCGCTGTGCGCGGCGTGCTCGACGAGATCGCCCGCGAGCACGCTTTGGCCCGAACCGCACCCGAACCCGATTAGGGAGCCGACATGTCAACCACGGCCGTGGAAGCGCCGGCAAGCCAAGTGCCGACCACCGATGGCGACGCCGACTTCGAGAGCCTGGCCAGGCGCGTCGATGACGCCGCGGCCGCGCTTGAGGGGTTGGATGAGTCGTCGCGGGCGGTCGCAGACGAGGTCAAGGCTGCCGTCGAGGCCATTCACCGCGCCGGGCTGGTGACGATCGTCCAGCGGCTGCGGTCCGACGACGCCGCCCGGGCGGTGTTGTTCGAACTCGTCGACGATCCGGTCGTGCACATGCTCCTGTCGCTGCACGGGATCGTGCGGCCCGATCCGATGACACACGCCAATCGCGTATTGGTGACGGTGCGGCCCCAATTGCAGAGCCACGGCGGGGATGTCGTCCTGGTGCGGATCGAAGATGGCACCGCATTCGTGCGGCTCGACGGTGCCTGCAACGGCTGCTCGATGTCCTCGGTGACGCTTCGAAACCTCGTCGAAAGCGCACTTGTGGAAGGTGTGCCGTCGATCACCGGTGTGGAGGTGCTGCCGAATGAGCCTTCACCCACGCTGATCCCACTGGAGTCGCTGCGCATCGGGCCGGACCCCGCCAGCGAGGGTTGGGTGAAGGTGGGTCCCACCGCGAGCCTGCCCGACGACGACCTCACCACCTTGAGCCTGTCCTCGGCGTCCGGTGACCTTGTCGACATCATCGTGGTGAACGCCGGTCGACGGCTTTCGGCCTACCGTAACGAATGTGCCCATGAGGGCTTGCCTTTGGACAATGCTGTGCTCGACATCGCCAACGGCACGCTGACGTGCCCATGGCACGGCTTCTGTTACGACGCGACATCGGGGGAGTGCCTGAGCGCCCCAGGGGCGCAGCTGGAGCAGGTGCCGCTGCGGGTCGATTCCGGCGACGTCTGGGTTCGAGTCGGGACATGACCCAGTTCACCGTCCGCCACAACATCGGCACGTTCCGGGGTCGGGCCGATCCCGAACCGGGGGACGACCTGACCGCAGGGTGGTCACCCGATGTGTGGCTCGGTGCTGCGGCACCCGGCGGATTGGCCTTGCCGTCCGCCAGTCCGTCGATGGCGTGGATGTATTCGCCGCGAGGAGTCTTCCTCGGCGATGACCATCTCGTGGTCGCCGATTCCGGCAACCACCGGGTGCTCGTGTGGCACGGAGTTCCGGACCACGATGAGCAGCCCGCCGACATCGTCCTCGGTCAGCCGGACGGCCATACCGAAGGAAGGGCCGCCGCCGGCCGCGGACCAGAACGGGGAATGAACCTGCCCACCGGTGTGCTCGTGCATGACGGGCGGCTCGTCGTCGCCGACGCCTGGCACCACCGGATCCTGGTGTGGAACTCGGTCCCCGAGGTCAGCGACGTCGCGCCGGACATCATCCTCGGACAGGATGATGCCGCAGCCGTGGAGCCCAATCGCGGTGGTGACTGCTCGGCATCGACGTTCTACTGGCCGTTCGGCATCGCGGTCGTGGGCTCCCGATTCTGGGTCGCCGACACCGGTAATCGACGAGTCCTCGGCTGGGACAACGGTATCCCCGACCCCGGGCAGCCGGCCGACATCATCCTGGGTCAACCCGACGCGGCCCACCGCGACGAGAACCGCGGTGGAGCCGTCGGCCCCGCCAGCTTTCGCTGGCCCCATGACATCACCGGCACCGATGGCCTGCTGCTGATCGCCGACGCGGGGGACCATCGACTGCTGGGCTGGTCGCCTGAACCCGACTCGGACCGCGATGCGGATATCGTTCTCGGACAGGTCGATTTCACGTCGGCCGACGAATGGCCCTACGGTCCGCACACCGGGGACCGATTTCGCTTCCCCTACGCGGCTCAATTCGACGGCTGCGGCGGCCCGAACGAGCGGCTGGCGGTGGCTGACACCGCGAACAACCGAATCCTGTTGTGGGACGGCATGCCCCGCGACGGTCGCACCGCTGACCATGTGTTGGGGCAGCCGAATTTCGCATCCAACGGTGAGAACCGGTGGACGTCGGTTCAACGAGACACCCTGTGCTGGCCGTACGGCATCTCTCTTCGTAGCGATCGGCTGGCGGTGGCGGATTCGGGCAACAACAGGGTCGTGGTCTGGCGGTGTCGGTGACCCAGACATCGCTGATCCTGAAATCCGAGGACGTCCGATATCGATTCACGGTGACCGGCGTGGTCCAGGGCGTCGGCTTCCGCCCGTTTGTGCATCGGACTGCCACCGCGCTGGGGCTGGCCGGATTCGTCGGCAACGATTCCAGGGCCGTATTCATCGAGGTGCAGGGACCGACGGCCACCGTTGATGTGTTCGCCCGACAGCTTCGCGCCGAGGCGCCGCCCCTCGCGACGATCAGCACGGTATCGGCGGTTCAAATGGCTGCCGACCCAGGTGCGCCTGGCTTCCGGATCGTGGACAGCGAGATGGTCGACGGTGCCGCATCCGCGATTCCACCTGACATCGCGGTGTGTGACGAATGCGTCGCCGAGTTGTTCGACCCCCGCGACCGGCGTTACCGGCACCCGTTCGTCACGTGTACGAACTGCGGGCCGAGGTTTACGATCATCCGCGAGCTGCCATATGACCGCCCAAGCACCACGATGGCCGGCTTCCAGATGTGCGACCGGTGCGCTGCCGAATATCAGGACCCGGCGAACCGGCGATTTCACGCACAGCCGGTCTCATGCCCGGACTGTGGCCCGTCGTTGTGGTTCCGGTCCGGCAATAGACTGGTCCGCGGATCGGACCCCGCGCTGGAGGCAACCCAGCGAGCACTTGGTGGGGGCGCCGTCGTCGCGATCAAGGGGATCGGCGGGTATCACCTGAGTTGTGCTGTCGACGACGACGATGCGCTCGCCGCACTGCGTGCCCGAAAGGCCAGGGGCGGCAAGCCGTTCGCGATCCTGGTCCGCGATCTCGAGGTCGCGCGTCGATTCGCGGAAATTGACGACGCCGCGGCCGCGGTGTTGTCCAGCCCTGCGCGCCCGATCGTGCTGTTGCGCCGCAGATCCGGCACCCGGATCTCTGAGCTGGTTGCACCGCGCAGTCCGCTGATCGGGCTGATGCTGCCGTATTCTCCTGTTCACCATCTGCTCTTCGCGCCCATCCCGGGTGTCCAGACGCCGGTGCCGGATGCGTTGGTGATGACCAGCGCCAACCGCTCGGACGAACCGATCTGCTTCACCGATGAAGATGCTGCACAGCGACTTTCGGGTTCTTCGGCGCTCGCTGACGCGGTGCTCGACCACGACCGGCCGATTCATGTACCGTGCGATGATTCGGTGGTCCGCATTGTCGACGGCAGGGAACTGCCGATACGCAGGTCCCGCGGCTATGCGCCACTGCCCGTTGAGATCCCAACCCCGGCCGGGCGAAGCGCCGCCACGGTGCTGGCCGTCGGCGGTGAGCTGAAGAACACCTTCTGCCTCATCGAGGAGAATCGTGCCTTCTGCTCGGGTCACATCGGCGACATGGCCACCCTCGACACGCTGCGTGCATTCGAACACGCCGTCGACCAGCTCTGCGGAATCCGTCGGAAGCCGCAGCGGTTGGCCGCAGACCTGCATCCCGGCTATCACACGCGGGCATGGGCCGAGCGTCACGCCGACGGGCGCCCGTTGGACCTCGTCCAGCACCACCATGCACATGTGGTGTCGCTACTTGCCGAGCACGGCAGATTATGCGAACCGATCATCGGGGTCGCCTTCGACGGCACCGGTTACGGCTGCGACGGAACTGTATGGGGCGGCGAGATTCTCGCAATCGGACCCGACACGCACCGCTTCACGCGCGTCGGCCACCTGGTGCCCGTGCCGCTGCCCGGTGGCGACGTGGCGGTCCGGAATCCGTGGCGGATGGCGCTGTCACAACTGTGGGCGGCCGGCATCGACTGGGACCAGGACCTGGCTCCCGTTACCGCGGCCTCGCCCACGGAGCTGCGGATGCTGCGCTCCCAGTTCCGCAGCGGAACGGGATGTGTGCCCTGTTCGAGCATGGGGCGCCTGTTCGACGCGGTTGCCGCGCTGCTCGGCGTGCGGCAGCGGATCGAATACGAAGGCCAGGCCGCGATCGAACTCGAGATGCTGGCCGAGTCCGCGAGCAATACGCCGCGTGATCCGGCGCTACGGCTGGCCGTGGGCGCAGACGGCCAGATTCATTCCGCGGGGTTGATGCAGGCGATCGTGTCGGCGCTGCGGGCCGGAGTCGACGCCGCGTTGTTGGCGGCGGCCTTCCACGAGGCGGTCGCGGTCGCCGTCGCCGAGGTGGTGTCTCTGGTGGCCGGTTCGGTTGCGCTGGTGGGGCTCACAGGCGGCGTGTTCCAGAACGTCCTGCTGTTGCGGGCGTGCCGGCGGCACCTGGAAGCGGCAGGATTCACTGTGCTCACCCACCACATCGTTCCGCCCAACGACGGTGGGCTCGCGTTGGGGCAGGCGGCGGTTTCCATGCTGACCGCGCTGGAGCCCGACGGTGACGCCGCGTTCGGCAAACACGGGGAGTTTCGCAATGAACACGACTGACGTCGAACTAGGGCTCGGGGCAGATCTTGCCGCCGATCTCGCCGCGACCGCACTATCTTTGGCGCGACGATTTTCCGCCGGCGCCACGATGTGGTGCCTCGCGCCGTCGTGGCAGCCGCACGCCCAGCACATTGCGGTCGAGTTCGTGCATCCGGTGATCGTCGGCAAACCGGCGTTGCCCGCGGTGGCGCTTGCCGGACCAGACCTGGTCGACGTGGTGCGCGTGTCCGTTCGTGCCGGCGACGTCGTGATCGCGGTCGCCGATGCCGACGACCCCGACGTACGGTCGGTGATGCGCAGGGCGCCGGCCTGGGGTGCAACCACGATCTGGATCGGGAACGGACAGCGCCCTCCCGCCGGTGCGGCCGACCACGTGCTGTGGCTCGATGACCCCGATCCGAGAGCGCCCGCCACAGGAGCTTTCGTGTTGCTGTATCACCTGCTGTGGGAACTCACCCATGTCTGCTTCGAGCACCCGGGTCTGCTGAAGCCCACCGAGTGCAACGAGGAGGTCTGTATCACCTGCAGCGATGAGGGCCGCCTCGGCGAAGTGCTCTCCGCGCGGACGCAGGGGTCGGCTCGGGTGCGCACCGCAGAGGGGGTGGAGACCGTGTCGACCATGCTCGTCGATCCCGTTGACGCCGGCGAACTCGTGCTGGTTCATGCGGGGATGGCCATCGGCAAGGTCGGTGACCTATGAGGAACGAACCCGGCCTCGATGCGGGCCATGAGCCGACCAACTTCCTCTATCCGTTCATCGATGCTCAGGAACACGACCGGGGCTCTCTGCTCGTCGATCTCGCGGCATCGGCCCAAGCCAAGGCGGCCGAAAGCGCGGCCCTGCGCCGATCCACCGTGGAGTCCAGCGCGGAACTACTGGCAAAGGCGGCGGCCGAGATGGCGGCACGGTTCGCCGCGGGCGGCCGGCTGTTCACCTTCGGCAACGGCGGCAGTTCCACGGATGCGACGACGCTGGCGACGCTCTTCGCTCGGCCACCGGCCGGACGCGCCCTGCCGGCCTGGTCGTTGACCGCCGATGAAGCGATACTCACCGCACTGGGCAATGACGTCGGTTTCGAGCTCGTCTTCGCCCGACAGCTCATCGCGCGCGCGGATTCTGGGGACATCGCAGTAGCGATGTCCACCAGCGGTAGCTCCGCGGATCTGACAGTCGCCCTGCGGGAGGCGCGCAAGCGCGGCATGTATGTCCTCGGCTTCGCCGGATACGACGGCGGGACTTTCGCGACCAGTCCGGATGTCGACGCCTGCTTCATCGTTCACTCGCAGAGCGTGCATCGGATCCAGGAATCGCAGGCGCTGCTGGGATACCAACTGTGGTCGGCCGTGCACGAGCAAGGGACTGAGATGTGATGAGCAAGGCAGCAAGTGAGTACCTGTCCTCCGGGCCGAGCTTCGCCGAAGGTGAGGTGATCGAGCGGATCGAACTGTTTCGCCGGCGTCGTCCCCGGTTGCGCGACGAGGTGGTGACGCTCGCCCATGGAGCGGGCGGTAAGGCGTCGGCGGCGTTGGTCGACGCGGTGTTCCTGGAGGCCTTCCGTAATCCGCAACTCGAATCGCTGGGCGATGGTGCAATTCTCACACTGCCCAGTGGGGAGCGAGTCGCGATGTCCACCGACTCGTTTGTGGTGCAGCCCTTGCGATTCCCGGGCGGCTCGATCGGACATCTCGCCGTGCACGGCACCGTCAACGACCTGGCCATGGTCGGCGCGGTGCCGTCCTGGCTCTCTGCGGCATTCGTGCTCGAGGAGGGCTTCCCGATCGCCGAACTGCAGGAGATCGTCGCGGATATGGCGGAGGCGGCCAGCGTGGCCGGCATCCAGATCGTCACTGGCGACACAAAAGTGGTGTCCAGGGGCGCGGCCGACGGGTTGTTCATCACGACCACGGGAGCCGGCGTCATTCCGGTGGACCGGACCCTGTCGGCGGAATCGGTGCGCGCCGGGGACAAGGTGCTGCTGTCCGGATCGATGGGCGATCACGGCATGGCGGTCATGTTGGCCCGCGGCGACCTTGACCTCGAGGCGGACATCGCGTCGGACACCGCCGCAGTCAGCCCATTGGTGGAACTTCTACTGGCAGCTGCGCCGTCCACCCGCTGGCTGCGCGACCCCACCCGCGGTGGTGTCGGCACCGTCTGCAACGAACTCGCCCAGTCAAGCGGTCTCGGTGTGGTGCTGGACGAGGCACACCTGCCGATCCGCCCGACGGTCAATGGTGCCTGCGAAATGCTCGGCATCGACCCGCTTTACGTTGCCAATGAAGGCAAGTTCATTGCGGTCGTCGCACCCGAGGAAGCCCAGGCCGGCCTTGCCGCGTTGCGCTCGCATCCGCTGGGAGTAGATGCGGCCGAGATCGGCGAGATCACCGAGGAGCCGGCGGCGACGGTCGTGGTACGTACCGGATTCGGCGGCACCCGGATCGTTGACATGCTCGTGGGCGACCCGTTACCGCGTATCTGCTGAGAAGGGAGTGGCGAAAATGTGTCTTGGAATTCCCGGCCGGATCGTCGAGATCACCGATGCAGCAAACTATTTGGCGAAAGTAGATGTCAGTGGGGTACGGCGGACGATCAGCATCCGGCTGCTCGAGAAGGATTTGCCTGAACCGGACGAGTGGGTGCTGGTTCATGTCGGTTTCGCGATGGCCAAGATCGACGAGACGGAGGCGTTGCTGACGCTTGCGGCTGTCCAAAAGCTCGGCACCAGCTACGCCGAAGAGATCGAAGCCTTCGATTCGTCCTCAATCATCTGAAAAAGGAAGACACGCCATGCGTTTCGTTGACGAGTTCCGTGATCCCGCGGCTGCCCGCAAGCTCCTCGGCGCCATCGAAAGGCTCGCGGGCAACGGTGCCGAACACTTCAAGTTCATGGAGGTGTGCGGCGGACACACCCACACCATCTACCGGCACGGTATCGAGCACCTGCTGCCGGATAACGTCGAGCTGGTGCACGGCCCCGGCTGTCCGGTCTGCGTAATCCCCATGGGCCGTATCGATGACGCGATGTGGCTGGCGCAGCAGCCCGATGTCATCTTCACCTGCTTCGGCGACATGATGCGCGTGCCCGGATCGAACGGCAGCCTTCTGGACGCGAAGGCACGCGGGGCCGACGTGCGGTTCGTCTACTCCCCGCTGGACGCGCTCAAGCTGGCCGTCGACAATCCCGACAAGCAGGTGGTGTTCTTCGCGATCGGCTTCGAAACCACCGCGCCGTCCACCGCGGTCACCTTGGTGCGCGCCCGCGAGCTGGGCGTCGAGAACTTCACGGTTTTCTGCAATCACGTCACGATCGTGCCGCCGATCAAGGCCATCCTCGATTCGCCTGATCTTCGACTGTCCGGCTTCCTAGGACCCGGCCACGTGTCAACCGTTGTCGGGAACAGGCCGTACCGGTTCGTCCCCGAGGTCTACGGTAAACCCTTGGTAGTGGCGGGCTTCGAGCCACTTGACATCTTGGCGTCGGTGGCAATGTTGTTGACCCAGATCCGCGAGGGTCGCTGCGAGGTGGAGAACCAGTACTCGCGCGTGGTGCACGAGGAGGGCAACGTCGCCGCCCTCACACTGATGGCGACGGTCTTCGCGCTGCGTCCGCATTTCGAATGGCGCGGGCTGGGTTTCATCTCGCAGAGCGCGTTGAAACTGCATGACGACTTCGCGCAGTTCGACGCCGAACTGCGATACGCGATGCCCGGTGTACGTGTGGCCGATCCGAAGGCGTGTCAGTGCGGCGAGGTGCTCAAGGGCGTCCTGAAGCCCTGGGAGTGCAAGGTTTTCGGTACCGCGTGCACCCCGGAGACACCGATCGGGACGTGCATGGTGTCCGCTGAGGGCGCCTGCGCGGCGTATTACAACTTCGGCCGGATGCACCGCGACGCCGCCAAGCTCGTGGGGCTCGGTGCACGAGGGTGACCCCGTTGTCGGCGGCTCGGCGATCCCTTGACACCGGGGGCGCCGAGATGTTCGCACGCTACGCCTACGCCCCGAACCGACTCGGCTATTGCGGCCCGCCGGAGGCGGGCACCTTGCGGGGCGGCACGGCCGACGAGGTGCGAGAAGTCGCGAAGGGATTTTCCGGTGCCTGGCCGTACCTGCAGGTGTTGTCCCGGATGACCGGTATCGCAGATCCGTTGGACCATCGACTCGTCGAGTCATACTGGCTTGGTGGCGGCGTCGCCGCCGATCTCGACCCGCGGGAGTTCGCCGACGAACTGTTGGCGGTGATCGGCCCGCGGGCGGGCCACTACTGGTCGCACCTCACCTCGGATCTCGGTGCCGAAGCGGCTGGCAACCATTGCTTCCACGTGTTCGGGGTGTATCCATGGTCGCGGCTGCTCGGGCGCGGAATGGACGAGCATCCGCTGCGGGTTCTCGACGGCTGCCGAATAACGTGGGCCACCGTGCTGTCCCGTGACGATCATCAGGTCGAGGTGTCAGCCCCCGAGCTGGTCTGGGACGGCCGCGCCCTGGGGATGTCCGAACCGTCGGCACGGCGCCTGGAAATCTGGGAGGACGGGTACAGCGCTGTGCCCGATGCCGCTGCTGGCGACGAAGTCGCCGTGCACTGGGGTCGATTGTGCGGTCGGCTGTCGGCTGATCAGGTTCGGACGCTTCAGGACAGTACGGCCCGGCAGCTCAGGCTCACCAATCACCGTCTTGCGCAGGCGCAATGAGACCTCGGATCCTGCAGGCCGATGGTCAGATCGGATTCCATTGGGCGTCGCTGGCGGGCACACCGGCGACGTTGTCCGAGTTGGTCATCGACGATGACGAGGCCGATCGACTTGTGGCGACTCATCTGGAGGCCCTCGACGATGCATTGATCATCGCCGCAGCACGGTTCGGTGAGCTGCTAGGCGGCGGCCGTCGACCGGATACGGAAAGCGAGAGGGACGACCTGGTCCAGCTGCACCGCGCTCTGGACCGACTCTGCCACGAATATGCGACGGCGATCGAGATGACGGGCATCGATGCCGATGTGCGGGCTGGCAAGATCATCGGAACCGCTGCGTTGTTCTCGATATGCGCCCGAGAACCCCT contains:
- a CDS encoding hydrogenase maturation protease produces the protein MIATTSQARPDSDGADVDIEPPGCSVLVVGCGNLLRGDDGVGPILVRHLWERGVPDGARLVDGGTAGMDVAFQMRGAARVVIVDAAATGAAPGTVYRVPGAELEDLPPLQGLHTHSFRWDHAIAFARWALGDDCPTDITVFLIEVAGVELDADLTAAVEASMNQVIEIIERDYLAALRPAASADLQVEFTEDGYIRLDAALAASRFPSDAVVALVRDDALWLVPLRGPRSGGLLLKQRNPAGDRATLVREVLEDHIPTGVQRAFWDDDEAALRIPLGPGE
- a CDS encoding tetratricopeptide repeat protein — encoded protein: MTALPTDAEITRSTVAAVRPQPLGTFPLPLGYMLIPAVSTTGADTEAVRLALLAGNVPQDWPDGMAAHELALAGDRTAALAALRGTDPVTRYNRFVLDPDSEDVDELRSSLGEFGTLVDLVLFVLGRSDTPPEPGDTNGELAAVALSAQASQALDDGDPSGAVALLERAAAAAGPDSGRLQGVLVGAAASICRDLGEPDAAQRLQQALRLLDGADGLRIGRAELHLNLAGLLHEQAEDRPDLLAQAIPHYHSALQLVLRDEAPLLWAATHANLATAYLTMPMVEASGQLRLGVAAQSLRSALKVYTRETYPEQWASVQLNLANSLVYTPSKHQADNLVEAVELYEGVLEARDRETDPLGRARVLANQGNALAHLGMFDQAKAKLYESRFLFEDLGDVDSVRAVRGVLDEIAREHALARTAPEPD
- a CDS encoding NifU family protein, with product MSTTAVEAPASQVPTTDGDADFESLARRVDDAAAALEGLDESSRAVADEVKAAVEAIHRAGLVTIVQRLRSDDAARAVLFELVDDPVVHMLLSLHGIVRPDPMTHANRVLVTVRPQLQSHGGDVVLVRIEDGTAFVRLDGACNGCSMSSVTLRNLVESALVEGVPSITGVEVLPNEPSPTLIPLESLRIGPDPASEGWVKVGPTASLPDDDLTTLSLSSASGDLVDIIVVNAGRRLSAYRNECAHEGLPLDNAVLDIANGTLTCPWHGFCYDATSGECLSAPGAQLEQVPLRVDSGDVWVRVGT
- a CDS encoding NHL repeat-containing protein, encoding MTQFTVRHNIGTFRGRADPEPGDDLTAGWSPDVWLGAAAPGGLALPSASPSMAWMYSPRGVFLGDDHLVVADSGNHRVLVWHGVPDHDEQPADIVLGQPDGHTEGRAAAGRGPERGMNLPTGVLVHDGRLVVADAWHHRILVWNSVPEVSDVAPDIILGQDDAAAVEPNRGGDCSASTFYWPFGIAVVGSRFWVADTGNRRVLGWDNGIPDPGQPADIILGQPDAAHRDENRGGAVGPASFRWPHDITGTDGLLLIADAGDHRLLGWSPEPDSDRDADIVLGQVDFTSADEWPYGPHTGDRFRFPYAAQFDGCGGPNERLAVADTANNRILLWDGMPRDGRTADHVLGQPNFASNGENRWTSVQRDTLCWPYGISLRSDRLAVADSGNNRVVVWRCR
- the hypF gene encoding carbamoyltransferase HypF, which gives rise to MTQTSLILKSEDVRYRFTVTGVVQGVGFRPFVHRTATALGLAGFVGNDSRAVFIEVQGPTATVDVFARQLRAEAPPLATISTVSAVQMAADPGAPGFRIVDSEMVDGAASAIPPDIAVCDECVAELFDPRDRRYRHPFVTCTNCGPRFTIIRELPYDRPSTTMAGFQMCDRCAAEYQDPANRRFHAQPVSCPDCGPSLWFRSGNRLVRGSDPALEATQRALGGGAVVAIKGIGGYHLSCAVDDDDALAALRARKARGGKPFAILVRDLEVARRFAEIDDAAAAVLSSPARPIVLLRRRSGTRISELVAPRSPLIGLMLPYSPVHHLLFAPIPGVQTPVPDALVMTSANRSDEPICFTDEDAAQRLSGSSALADAVLDHDRPIHVPCDDSVVRIVDGRELPIRRSRGYAPLPVEIPTPAGRSAATVLAVGGELKNTFCLIEENRAFCSGHIGDMATLDTLRAFEHAVDQLCGIRRKPQRLAADLHPGYHTRAWAERHADGRPLDLVQHHHAHVVSLLAEHGRLCEPIIGVAFDGTGYGCDGTVWGGEILAIGPDTHRFTRVGHLVPVPLPGGDVAVRNPWRMALSQLWAAGIDWDQDLAPVTAASPTELRMLRSQFRSGTGCVPCSSMGRLFDAVAALLGVRQRIEYEGQAAIELEMLAESASNTPRDPALRLAVGADGQIHSAGLMQAIVSALRAGVDAALLAAAFHEAVAVAVAEVVSLVAGSVALVGLTGGVFQNVLLLRACRRHLEAAGFTVLTHHIVPPNDGGLALGQAAVSMLTALEPDGDAAFGKHGEFRNEHD
- a CDS encoding HypC/HybG/HupF family hydrogenase formation chaperone — translated: MNTTDVELGLGADLAADLAATALSLARRFSAGATMWCLAPSWQPHAQHIAVEFVHPVIVGKPALPAVALAGPDLVDVVRVSVRAGDVVIAVADADDPDVRSVMRRAPAWGATTIWIGNGQRPPAGAADHVLWLDDPDPRAPATGAFVLLYHLLWELTHVCFEHPGLLKPTECNEEVCITCSDEGRLGEVLSARTQGSARVRTAEGVETVSTMLVDPVDAGELVLVHAGMAIGKVGDL
- a CDS encoding D-sedoheptulose-7-phosphate isomerase: MRNEPGLDAGHEPTNFLYPFIDAQEHDRGSLLVDLAASAQAKAAESAALRRSTVESSAELLAKAAAEMAARFAAGGRLFTFGNGGSSTDATTLATLFARPPAGRALPAWSLTADEAILTALGNDVGFELVFARQLIARADSGDIAVAMSTSGSSADLTVALREARKRGMYVLGFAGYDGGTFATSPDVDACFIVHSQSVHRIQESQALLGYQLWSAVHEQGTEM
- the hypE gene encoding hydrogenase expression/formation protein HypE, producing the protein MSKAASEYLSSGPSFAEGEVIERIELFRRRRPRLRDEVVTLAHGAGGKASAALVDAVFLEAFRNPQLESLGDGAILTLPSGERVAMSTDSFVVQPLRFPGGSIGHLAVHGTVNDLAMVGAVPSWLSAAFVLEEGFPIAELQEIVADMAEAASVAGIQIVTGDTKVVSRGAADGLFITTTGAGVIPVDRTLSAESVRAGDKVLLSGSMGDHGMAVMLARGDLDLEADIASDTAAVSPLVELLLAAAPSTRWLRDPTRGGVGTVCNELAQSSGLGVVLDEAHLPIRPTVNGACEMLGIDPLYVANEGKFIAVVAPEEAQAGLAALRSHPLGVDAAEIGEITEEPAATVVVRTGFGGTRIVDMLVGDPLPRIC
- a CDS encoding HypC/HybG/HupF family hydrogenase formation chaperone, with translation MCLGIPGRIVEITDAANYLAKVDVSGVRRTISIRLLEKDLPEPDEWVLVHVGFAMAKIDETEALLTLAAVQKLGTSYAEEIEAFDSSSII
- the hypD gene encoding hydrogenase formation protein HypD gives rise to the protein MRFVDEFRDPAAARKLLGAIERLAGNGAEHFKFMEVCGGHTHTIYRHGIEHLLPDNVELVHGPGCPVCVIPMGRIDDAMWLAQQPDVIFTCFGDMMRVPGSNGSLLDAKARGADVRFVYSPLDALKLAVDNPDKQVVFFAIGFETTAPSTAVTLVRARELGVENFTVFCNHVTIVPPIKAILDSPDLRLSGFLGPGHVSTVVGNRPYRFVPEVYGKPLVVAGFEPLDILASVAMLLTQIREGRCEVENQYSRVVHEEGNVAALTLMATVFALRPHFEWRGLGFISQSALKLHDDFAQFDAELRYAMPGVRVADPKACQCGEVLKGVLKPWECKVFGTACTPETPIGTCMVSAEGACAAYYNFGRMHRDAAKLVGLGARG